Genomic segment of Candidatus Bathyarchaeota archaeon:
CTTCAAACTTTTTATAGATTTTCCTTCAATCTTCCTTTTTTCAATTAATCCTTTCACTTCTTCCATCCTTTTTCTTTCTTCATTCAAAGCCATCTCTTTTTTATATATTCTCTCCTTAAACCTTTTCTCCATATCACTCATTTTTTCTTTCAGCTTTTTTTCAGCTTTTCTATATTCAATTTTTAACTTTTCAATTTTTTCAATTTTTTTCTTAAGAGATGTTTCCCAAGTCTTTTGAGTTGCCCTCTTATGATTGCATATTTTTGCAGCCTCAAGGTTTGCCATAATTGCAATATACCTTTTTAAATACTTGGGATCTTCCTCCCTGACCTCTCTCTTCATCAGCTCTCTCTCCACCGCGCTCGTCGCGTAATAGGTTCTGAAGACCTTAGCTGATAGGCCTGGGTGAACCTCATTCAGAAATTCGCTCACTCTCTCTGAGTCTATCCCCTCGAATAGGGTGGAGCGCGCCATGACCATGAACTCCTTGAGGTTCCCAATGACCTCATCCGGCAATCTCGCGGTTATGAGGTGGCGAATTGAGTCCTTTCCGAGGAAGTCGAAGGTTACCGTGCCATCCTCGTTAAAGGTTAAGTGCTCTGGCCTCAGGGTTGAGGCCCCCACCGTGTCGGCTTCATCCTCATCCTTCTCGTCCCCCACCCTTATCTTCAGGGCGTCTATAAGGTAACATACCGTCGCTGTCTTCCTCCTTTTAGGGTCCTCAGAGGTGAGGTTCTCAAAGATGTGCCTCTTAACCCTCTCTATGTTGTTCCCAAGCTCTCTAGCCTTCTCGAACTTCTCCAGCTCCCTCTTCTGCTTAAGGTAGGAGGATTCTGAGAGCCAGACATACTTCATCTTCCCGCTCAGCTTATCCCTCCACCTGGCTATCCACATCGCATTCGGGTCCCAGACTATTCCCTTCCAGTTCCCCTTCGGCCTCGGAGCATCTGGGGAGAGGTTGAGCTCTATATCCTCCTCCCTGGGACCCTCCTTCCAGGAGCCACGCCTCGGGTGGTTTCCTCTGCCCATGAATATGGAGCTGGGCTCGACTGTGTAGTTCCCTATCTCCATCCTGACCCCGTCGACCCAGGCGTATCCATATAACTCCTTGTTCTCCTCTCTCCTCTTCCTCCTCTCCTCAGCCAGTCTCCTCCTCTCCTCCCTTGATAGGCTTGCCCTATACTCCCTATCCCTCAAAACCTCTCTGAATACCTCGGAGTAGTCTACATCCCCTGGCTTAACCTCGATCCCCAGCTTCTTAGAGAAATCTCGATGAAAGTTACTGGCGAAGACAGGATCCTCGACGTATGGCGTCCCCATCTTCTTAGCCCATGCCACAGCCATCTCCTCCTGCTCGGGGGTCAGCCTGAACTCAACTCCCCTGACCCAGACCCTAAGCCCCTTCGCCTCATACTTTGGAGGCACCAATACACCGTTATGTTGCAGCCTCTCCATGTGCCCCTCAGCTTGGCTAAATTCCAGCTTGATCCGAAGTTTAAAATTTTATCTTTTCAGGAAGATGATGAACCATATGCACATTATTGATCCTGATTCAAAGGGGGATAAAATCACTTATTCTAAAAATAGGGGTATGAGATCAAGGATGGAGGGTTTTATCCCATATCACCAGGGTTTTTCTACTTGGACTATCCAGTATAGATCAGGGGGAAGGCTGAGTAGACCTTGATCCCCAGGACCAGGTTCTCGATGGTTACGTACTCATCTGGCTGGTGGGCCTTCCCGGTGAGGGAGGTTCCATAGCCGAGGCAGGGGATTCCGGTGAACCTCTTGATGCTTATGGCATCGGTGCCCCCGGTCAGTATCTTGAAGAGGGGCCTCTTTCCCACCACCCTTTCAATGGTCTCTGAGAGTTGTAGGGCGAAGGGTGAGCTGGGGGATTCATAGTACCCCACGGCCTCAGGTACATTTACCTCGACCTCAACGCCCGGCACCCCCGCCTCTGCCACGAGCATCTTTATCCTATCCCTCACCTTCGATGCGTTGCTCCCGGGTGTAAGCCTAATATCGAACTCGGCCTCCGCGTAGTCTGGCACGACGTTGATCTTGACCCCACCACTGATCATGTTGCAGCTCACGGTGGGATAATGGAATGCCCTGGTGGCGGCCAGTCTCTGCTCCTCTGATAGCTTCTCAGTCTTCACTAGGAACTCTATCGAGTTCTTGATCGGCTCCTCCAACTCGGCTGGGAGTTCAAGCCTGTATTCCCCGATCCTCTCAACCCATGGGATCGCCTCTATCAGCCTCTTTATTGCGTTCTCCCCGAGGAAGGGTGTGCTCCCGTGGGCGGTCTTTCCCCTCGCTATCAACTTGGTCCTGGCGCCTCCCTTGCATCCTATGTCTATGCTCGGGAGTTCGTATCCCCCGCCTGTTCCGTCGCCTATGATGCAGACGTCGCCCTTGAACTGTCCACTCTCGGATAGCCATCTTGCCCCGTCCCCTCCCCCGATCTCCTCGTCTGCGGTGAACCAGAACTCAACCGTGTTGGGGAGTTCCCCCTCTAACCCGCTCAGGATCCTCGCCGAGACCATCGCGGCTGCGCAGGCCCCCTTCATATCGCTTGACCCTCTGCCATAAACCAGTCCATCCTCGGTTATCTTTCCGCTGTATGGGGGATACCTCCAGAACTCGGCCTTCCCCTCTGGGACGACATCTAGATGTCCAACCCATAGGATCCTCCTACCAGAGGAGCCCTTAACCCTTGCGAAGATATTGGGCTTTAGGGGGTTCTTGCTCCTGATCTCGTTGTATATCCCATGTCTGTCCATATACTCTTTTATGAAGGCGACACAATCATCGGTCCTGCCCTCTGGATGGGCTGAGTTGAGCTTAACCAGCCCTGAGCAGAGCTCGGCCACCTCACCCCTGGCCCTCTCAGCCTCCGACAGAACTCTATTAAGGACTTGCATAAGCCTCAGATAATCCCCCACCAATTATATATAAAACATTTTGGAT
This window contains:
- a CDS encoding DNA topoisomerase I → MERLQHNGVLVPPKYEAKGLRVWVRGVEFRLTPEQEEMAVAWAKKMGTPYVEDPVFASNFHRDFSKKLGIEVKPGDVDYSEVFREVLRDREYRASLSREERRRLAEERRKRREENKELYGYAWVDGVRMEIGNYTVEPSSIFMGRGNHPRRGSWKEGPREEDIELNLSPDAPRPKGNWKGIVWDPNAMWIARWRDKLSGKMKYVWLSESSYLKQKRELEKFEKARELGNNIERVKRHIFENLTSEDPKRRKTATVCYLIDALKIRVGDEKDEDEADTVGASTLRPEHLTFNEDGTVTFDFLGKDSIRHLITARLPDEVIGNLKEFMVMARSTLFEGIDSERVSEFLNEVHPGLSAKVFRTYYATSAVERELMKREVREEDPKYLKRYIAIMANLEAAKICNHKRATQKTWETSLKKKIEKIEKLKIEYRKAEKKLKEKMSDMEKRFKERIYKKEMALNEERKRMEEVKGLIEKRKIEGKSIKSLKERLNRKKIKIENLRKSIGKIKIERDNCMKKNLKKLDDLKIRYKNRLEELRIQVEIQRETRDYNLTTSLKSYIDPRVYYIWGKRIGYSWRDYYPATLQKKFSWVEAIKN
- a CDS encoding ArgE/DapE family deacylase, producing MQVLNRVLSEAERARGEVAELCSGLVKLNSAHPEGRTDDCVAFIKEYMDRHGIYNEIRSKNPLKPNIFARVKGSSGRRILWVGHLDVVPEGKAEFWRYPPYSGKITEDGLVYGRGSSDMKGACAAAMVSARILSGLEGELPNTVEFWFTADEEIGGGDGARWLSESGQFKGDVCIIGDGTGGGYELPSIDIGCKGGARTKLIARGKTAHGSTPFLGENAIKRLIEAIPWVERIGEYRLELPAELEEPIKNSIEFLVKTEKLSEEQRLAATRAFHYPTVSCNMISGGVKINVVPDYAEAEFDIRLTPGSNASKVRDRIKMLVAEAGVPGVEVEVNVPEAVGYYESPSSPFALQLSETIERVVGKRPLFKILTGGTDAISIKRFTGIPCLGYGTSLTGKAHQPDEYVTIENLVLGIKVYSAFPLIYTG